One genomic region from Gemmatimonadales bacterium encodes:
- a CDS encoding bifunctional YncE family protein/alkaline phosphatase family protein: protein MRFHRLLPVLLGCLVACNSGHAPAALSLDGQHRLPTGATLDPVGTLADVGPYPFAMTDVPGGSHALLLLAGYRDNGIQVIETATGHAVQTIPLPDAFDGIAFDPAGRTIYAAGGDRDVVYILGWNGTSASLADSIVLAHHAARQSGTRYPGGLAVSRDGKTLYVAENTDDSLAVIDIPSRRVLQRLPAGRYPYAVAVAPDGSVYASAWGGFAVTHWHLDGQRLGPAATVRVARHPSALLMNHDGSRLFVASASTDRVSVIDTRSDAVVAELVDTIPRASGEGSTPDALALSPSGDRLFVAEADNNAVAVFGLGAATSGVSSAAGADHLVGRIPVGWYPSALAVHGDTLVVVNAKGRGTAPNGSNGPGPGAGPSRKPSETGYTLGQLTGTVSVIPLRGLDLAATSKRVAHANGWDREAERVAGYPPFEHVIYIIKENRTYDQVLGDLSQADGDTSLVFFGRNVTPNQHALAERFGVFDRFFVNAEVSADGHNWSTAAYTTDYLQKTVPLNYAGKGRSYDYEGENRGVRPPDGEDAAEPVNGYLWDLAKRRGITFRNFGEFVADRDNSALAAGYRGLKPFLESHTDSAFPGFDLAIPDQRRADEWLKNLAEWVRTGAMPALQIVRLPNDHTRGAAAGAFTPRAYAADNDLALGRMVEGLSTSPFWKNTVVFVLEDDAQNGPDHVDSHRSAMLIVSAYNQPRVWHRFGNTTDVIATIEQILSLDHLSQFDAYGRPYRGIFTARPDLSPYHVLTPGISLTERNPANTPAARMSAHLDFRLEDLVDDATLNHVLWAAIKGDRPYPGVHRMTADQVSR, encoded by the coding sequence ATGCGATTCCACCGTCTGCTCCCCGTTCTGCTCGGCTGCCTCGTCGCCTGCAACAGCGGCCACGCCCCCGCAGCCCTCTCCCTCGATGGCCAACATCGCCTCCCGACCGGCGCCACCCTCGATCCCGTCGGCACCCTCGCCGACGTCGGCCCCTATCCGTTTGCCATGACGGACGTGCCCGGCGGATCGCATGCGCTCCTCCTCCTTGCCGGGTATCGGGACAACGGGATCCAGGTGATCGAGACAGCCACGGGCCATGCGGTCCAGACGATTCCGCTTCCCGATGCGTTTGACGGGATCGCCTTCGATCCCGCCGGACGCACCATCTACGCCGCCGGCGGCGATCGTGATGTCGTCTACATTCTCGGCTGGAACGGCACCAGCGCCTCGCTGGCCGATTCGATTGTCCTGGCGCACCACGCCGCGCGCCAATCCGGGACGCGCTACCCGGGCGGCCTTGCCGTATCGCGCGACGGGAAGACCCTCTACGTCGCCGAGAACACCGACGACTCGCTCGCCGTGATTGACATCCCGTCGCGGCGCGTCCTGCAGCGCCTGCCGGCTGGCCGTTATCCCTACGCCGTCGCCGTTGCACCCGACGGCAGTGTCTACGCCAGCGCATGGGGCGGATTCGCGGTGACCCACTGGCATCTCGACGGCCAGCGGCTCGGGCCTGCAGCGACCGTGAGGGTCGCGCGTCATCCGTCGGCGCTCCTGATGAACCACGACGGCTCCCGCCTCTTCGTGGCGTCGGCGAGTACCGATCGCGTCAGCGTAATCGACACGCGAAGCGATGCCGTCGTCGCCGAACTGGTCGATACAATCCCCCGCGCATCAGGCGAGGGAAGCACACCCGATGCACTGGCGCTGTCGCCGTCGGGCGACCGCCTCTTCGTCGCGGAAGCCGATAACAACGCCGTCGCCGTCTTCGGGCTCGGTGCCGCCACCTCGGGCGTTTCGTCGGCGGCCGGCGCCGATCATCTCGTCGGACGGATTCCGGTGGGATGGTATCCCAGCGCTCTTGCGGTTCACGGCGACACGCTGGTCGTCGTCAACGCCAAGGGGCGCGGCACTGCGCCGAACGGGAGCAACGGTCCCGGCCCCGGCGCGGGCCCGTCGAGAAAGCCGAGCGAGACCGGCTACACGCTGGGCCAGCTCACCGGGACGGTCTCGGTCATCCCGCTTCGCGGTCTCGACCTCGCCGCGACGTCGAAGCGCGTTGCCCACGCCAACGGATGGGATCGCGAAGCGGAGCGTGTCGCCGGATATCCGCCATTCGAGCATGTCATCTACATCATCAAGGAGAATCGGACCTACGACCAGGTCCTCGGCGATCTCTCGCAAGCCGACGGCGATACCTCGCTGGTCTTCTTCGGACGCAACGTGACACCCAATCAGCATGCGCTCGCCGAGCGGTTCGGCGTCTTTGACCGCTTCTTCGTCAACGCGGAGGTGAGCGCCGACGGGCACAACTGGAGCACCGCCGCGTATACCACGGACTATCTCCAGAAGACGGTGCCGCTCAACTACGCCGGCAAGGGGCGCAGCTACGACTACGAGGGGGAGAATCGCGGCGTCCGTCCGCCGGACGGCGAAGACGCGGCCGAACCGGTGAACGGCTATCTCTGGGACCTGGCGAAGCGTCGCGGCATCACCTTCCGCAATTTCGGAGAGTTCGTCGCCGATCGGGACAACAGTGCGCTCGCCGCGGGATATCGCGGATTGAAGCCGTTCCTCGAATCACACACCGACTCGGCATTTCCCGGATTCGATCTCGCGATTCCCGATCAGCGCCGCGCCGACGAATGGCTGAAGAATCTTGCGGAGTGGGTGCGTACCGGGGCGATGCCGGCGTTGCAGATCGTCCGGCTTCCCAACGACCACACCAGGGGCGCCGCCGCCGGTGCGTTCACGCCGCGTGCCTATGCCGCAGACAACGATCTCGCGCTGGGCCGGATGGTTGAGGGACTGTCGACCAGCCCCTTCTGGAAGAACACCGTCGTCTTCGTGCTCGAGGATGACGCCCAGAACGGTCCCGATCACGTCGACTCGCACCGCTCGGCGATGCTGATCGTCTCGGCCTACAATCAGCCACGCGTCTGGCACCGGTTCGGCAATACCACCGACGTCATCGCGACGATCGAGCAGATTCTCTCCCTCGATCATCTCTCCCAGTTCGATGCCTACGGCCGGCCCTATCGAGGGATCTTCACGGCACGACCCGATCTGTCGCCGTACCACGTGCTGACGCCAGGGATATCACTCACCGAGCGGAATCCCGCCAACACACCGGCCGCGCGCATGTCGGCGCATCTCGATTTCCGGCTCGAAGATCTGGTGGATGATGCGACGCTGAACCACGTCCTCTGGGCGGCGATCAAGGGCGATCGTCCGTATCCCGGCGTGCACCGGATGACCGCCGATCAGGTCAGCCGGTGA
- the ctaD gene encoding cytochrome c oxidase subunit I — protein sequence MAPRTAGHIDRRFAAEDATAALDAKPGSAERLDALWETPHTWLAWLTTVDHKALGIRYIVTACVFLVLGGLEAAVMRLQLARPEAHLLSPEAYNRLFTMHGTTMMFLFIQPVLSGFSFYLTPLLIGARELAFPRLNTFSYYVFLLAGVFLYAAFIIGQAPDAGWFNYTPLASLPFDTGHNIDFYAIGLLFLGVATTVGSINLVVTILRLRAPGMSLDRMPLFLWSSLTTSVAVIASMPALTVALLFLELERRWHFVFLDPRWGGTPLLWQHLFWVFGHPWVYIVFLPATGMLSMIIPVFSRRPMVGHNIVALATVATGLAGFGVWVHHMFVTGIPQVSVGFFSAGSMIVSIPSAVQIAAWFTTMWYGRVVFQTPMLFALGFILQFVIGGISGVMTAVVPFDWQAHDTYFVVAHLHYVLAGGSLFAMFAAIYYWFPKMTGRLLNERLGRVSFWVMFAGFNLAFFPMHIAGLLGMARRVYTYLPGLGLDGVNLASTIGAVVFIGGTVLTLVNLLQSLHHGAASGRDPWHANTLEWSIVSPPEPFNFAQIPIVSSREPLWDGGVAAGPTLDQGRFTLLTTPLDAHPDGVVELPGQNVWPLIISLTLLGLCTALLVRSPLGIAAGAVTSIIAAARWMWPVHLRTLETDA from the coding sequence ATGGCTCCGCGCACCGCAGGCCATATTGATCGCCGCTTTGCCGCCGAGGATGCGACGGCTGCACTAGACGCGAAGCCCGGCTCGGCGGAACGACTCGACGCCCTCTGGGAAACGCCGCATACCTGGCTCGCGTGGCTTACGACGGTCGATCACAAGGCGCTGGGGATCCGGTACATCGTCACCGCGTGCGTCTTCCTGGTGCTGGGGGGACTCGAAGCGGCAGTGATGCGCCTCCAGCTGGCGCGCCCCGAGGCGCACCTGCTGTCGCCGGAAGCGTACAACCGGCTGTTCACGATGCATGGCACCACGATGATGTTCCTCTTCATCCAGCCGGTGCTGTCGGGATTCTCCTTCTATCTGACACCGCTGCTCATCGGCGCGCGCGAACTCGCCTTTCCGCGCCTCAACACCTTCAGCTACTACGTCTTTCTGCTGGCCGGCGTCTTCCTGTACGCGGCGTTCATCATCGGGCAGGCGCCCGATGCCGGGTGGTTCAACTACACGCCCCTGGCATCGCTGCCGTTCGATACCGGCCACAACATCGATTTCTACGCGATCGGCCTCCTCTTTCTCGGCGTCGCCACGACGGTCGGATCGATCAACCTCGTGGTCACGATCCTCAGGCTTCGCGCCCCGGGAATGTCGCTCGACCGGATGCCGCTCTTTCTATGGAGTTCACTCACCACGTCGGTCGCGGTGATCGCCTCGATGCCGGCGCTGACCGTCGCGCTGCTCTTTCTCGAACTGGAGCGGCGCTGGCATTTCGTCTTCTTGGACCCCCGCTGGGGCGGCACGCCGCTGCTCTGGCAGCATCTCTTCTGGGTGTTCGGCCATCCGTGGGTGTACATCGTCTTCCTTCCCGCGACCGGCATGCTGTCGATGATCATCCCCGTCTTCTCGCGGCGGCCGATGGTCGGGCACAACATCGTGGCGCTGGCCACGGTCGCCACCGGACTCGCCGGCTTCGGCGTGTGGGTGCACCACATGTTCGTCACCGGGATCCCGCAGGTGTCGGTGGGATTCTTCAGCGCGGGGAGCATGATCGTCTCGATCCCGAGCGCCGTGCAGATCGCGGCGTGGTTCACGACGATGTGGTATGGGCGCGTCGTCTTCCAGACACCGATGCTCTTCGCGCTGGGATTCATCCTGCAATTCGTGATCGGCGGCATCAGCGGCGTGATGACGGCGGTGGTGCCGTTCGACTGGCAGGCGCACGACACCTACTTCGTCGTGGCGCACCTGCACTACGTCCTCGCCGGCGGATCGCTCTTCGCGATGTTCGCAGCGATCTACTACTGGTTCCCCAAGATGACCGGGCGCCTGCTGAACGAGCGGCTGGGGCGCGTGTCCTTCTGGGTGATGTTCGCGGGATTCAATCTCGCCTTCTTCCCGATGCACATCGCAGGCCTGCTGGGGATGGCGCGCCGAGTCTACACGTATCTCCCGGGGCTCGGCCTTGACGGGGTGAATCTCGCCTCGACGATCGGTGCGGTCGTGTTCATCGGCGGTACCGTGCTCACACTGGTGAACCTGCTGCAATCGCTGCATCATGGCGCCGCATCCGGTCGCGATCCATGGCACGCGAACACGCTGGAATGGTCGATCGTGTCACCGCCGGAGCCGTTCAACTTCGCGCAGATCCCGATTGTGAGCAGTCGCGAGCCGTTGTGGGATGGCGGTGTAGCGGCAGGGCCGACGCTCGATCAGGGCCGATTCACGTTGCTGACGACGCCGCTCGACGCCCACCCGGATGGCGTGGTCGAACTTCCCGGCCAGAACGTGTGGCCGCTGATCATCTCGCTCACGCTGCTCGGCCTCTGTACCGCACTGCTGGTTCGGAGTCCGCTGGGGATCGCGGCGGGCGCCGTGACCTCGATCATCGCCGCCGCGCGATGGATGTGGCCGGTTCATCTTCGCACGCTGGAAACCGACGCATGA